Proteins from a genomic interval of Aureimonas sp. AU20:
- a CDS encoding L,D-transpeptidase, translated as MFARRLLALSLVLAAGSAADARDRRPLSLDREDAAQRVLQLSPGSGVVPGYQNPKLTRGYPAGTVIFDGNIPVGVVRRDGGPVEPLGSYQNAQPIVLGAEPSPPPRPRAERRRERQPLFASASAPARRMAAAPRQTQPRGLDPAFLPQEVAYSGYEPGTIVIDTQARFLYLVEAGGRATRYGVGVGKPGFEWAGSHRVSRKAEWPDWTPPSEMVARERAKGRILPARMEGGIENPLGARALYLGSSFYRIHGTNQPWTIGQAVSSGCIRMRNEDVSDLYERVPVGTRVVVL; from the coding sequence ATGTTCGCCCGCCGCCTTCTGGCGCTTTCGCTCGTTCTTGCCGCCGGCTCCGCCGCCGATGCGCGCGACCGCCGCCCGCTTTCGCTCGACCGGGAGGATGCCGCCCAGCGCGTTCTCCAGCTCAGCCCCGGCAGCGGCGTCGTGCCGGGCTACCAGAACCCCAAGCTGACGCGCGGCTATCCCGCCGGCACGGTGATCTTCGACGGCAACATTCCCGTCGGCGTGGTGCGCCGCGACGGCGGCCCGGTGGAGCCGCTCGGCTCCTACCAGAACGCGCAGCCCATCGTGCTCGGTGCCGAGCCCAGCCCCCCGCCGCGCCCGCGAGCCGAGCGCCGCCGCGAGCGCCAGCCCCTGTTCGCCAGCGCGAGCGCGCCTGCCCGGCGCATGGCCGCCGCGCCGCGCCAGACGCAGCCGCGCGGGCTCGACCCCGCCTTCCTGCCGCAGGAAGTCGCCTATTCCGGCTACGAGCCGGGCACGATCGTCATCGATACGCAGGCGCGCTTTCTCTACCTTGTCGAGGCCGGCGGCCGGGCGACGCGCTACGGCGTGGGCGTCGGCAAGCCGGGCTTCGAATGGGCCGGCTCGCACCGCGTCAGCCGCAAGGCGGAGTGGCCGGACTGGACCCCGCCCTCCGAGATGGTCGCGCGCGAGCGCGCCAAGGGCCGCATCCTGCCCGCGCGCATGGAAGGCGGCATCGAAAACCCGCTGGGCGCCCGCGCGCTCTATCTCGGTTCCTCGTTCTACCGCATCCACGGCACCAACCAGCCCTGGACCATCGGCCAGGCCGTGTCGTCGGGCTGCATCCGCATGCGCAACGAGGACGTGAGCGATCTCTACGAGCGCGTGCCGGTCGGCACGCGCGTGGTTGTGCTCTGA
- a CDS encoding DUF2927 domain-containing protein, giving the protein MSVRPLPFRLLAALTCRTALLLAFGLALLLGAQPARAQRLPGDEAMIRGFEAVVFGAEITGPLSDSSYLKKFAAPVRVRVENPAEIDRKPAVATFVRQLARQVKGLDIAMAGRGEPANFVVHVVDRDDYQRTGRAVYHRPFGRTPGNCIVRSSYGRAGITRSDAIIVSDEGDLLFRRCLIEEVLQGLGPLNDNTDAPQSVFNDTSKLTSFTPYDRLLVNMLYDSRLRPGMSLADAEPLLPAVLRDNRRRLGL; this is encoded by the coding sequence ATGTCCGTCCGCCCGCTTCCGTTTCGCCTCTTGGCTGCCCTCACCTGCCGAACCGCCCTCCTGCTGGCCTTCGGTCTGGCGCTGCTCCTGGGCGCGCAGCCGGCCCGCGCCCAGCGACTGCCGGGCGACGAGGCGATGATTCGCGGCTTCGAGGCGGTGGTGTTCGGCGCCGAGATCACGGGGCCTCTCAGCGATTCCAGCTATCTCAAGAAATTCGCGGCGCCGGTTCGCGTGCGAGTCGAAAATCCCGCCGAGATCGATCGCAAGCCAGCGGTGGCGACCTTCGTGCGCCAGCTCGCCCGGCAGGTGAAAGGGCTCGACATCGCCATGGCGGGCCGGGGCGAGCCGGCCAATTTCGTGGTCCATGTCGTGGACCGCGACGACTACCAGCGCACCGGACGCGCGGTCTATCACCGCCCCTTCGGCCGCACGCCGGGCAACTGCATCGTGCGCTCCAGCTACGGGCGCGCCGGCATCACGCGTTCGGACGCCATCATCGTCTCGGACGAGGGCGATCTCCTGTTTCGCCGCTGCCTGATCGAGGAGGTGCTGCAAGGGCTGGGGCCGCTCAACGACAACACCGACGCGCCGCAAAGCGTCTTCAACGACACCTCGAAGCTGACGAGCTTCACGCCCTACGACCGCCTCCTCGTCAACATGCTCTACGACAGCCGTCTTCGCCCCGGCATGAGCCTTGCCGACGCCGAGCCGCTGCTCCCGGCGGTGCTGCGCGACAACAGGCGACGCCTGGGACTGTGA
- a CDS encoding FAD-linked oxidase C-terminal domain-containing protein yields MAIQMPKPSGEILGRRAEIVSALRAIVPGEGVVDASVEMRVFETDALTAYRQMPLAVVLPETVAEVAAVLRYCHANRIPVVPRGSGTSLSGGSLPLEDGVLLVLSRFNRILEVDFDNRCAVVQPGVTNLGITRAVEHAGFYYAPDPSSQIACSIGGNVAENSGGVHCLKYGLTANNVLGVEFVTMEGEVIRLGGKHLDSEGYDLLGLITGSEGLLGVVTEVTVRILQAPETARAVLIGFPTSEQAGACVAEIIAQGIIPGGMEMMDRPAIHAAEAFVHAGYPLDVEALLIVELDGVKAEVDHLLSEVEGIATKNGATTARVSQSAEERMHFWAGRKAAFPAVGRISPDYLCMDGTIPRKELPRVLAGMKALGEKYGLAVANVFHAGDGNLHPLILYDASKSDELQRAEDFGADILRLCVEVGGVLTGEHGVGIEKRDLMPEMFGEDDLKHQIRVKCAFDERHLLNPGKVFPVLHRCAELGRLHVHKGQLPFPDLPRF; encoded by the coding sequence ATGGCGATCCAGATGCCCAAGCCCAGCGGCGAGATTCTCGGCCGCCGGGCCGAGATCGTGTCGGCGCTGCGCGCCATCGTGCCGGGCGAGGGCGTGGTGGACGCCAGCGTCGAGATGCGCGTGTTCGAGACCGACGCGCTCACCGCCTATCGCCAGATGCCGCTCGCCGTCGTCCTGCCCGAAACGGTGGCCGAGGTCGCCGCCGTGCTTCGCTATTGCCACGCCAACCGCATTCCCGTCGTGCCGCGCGGCTCGGGCACCTCGCTGTCGGGCGGCTCGTTGCCGCTGGAGGACGGGGTGCTTCTCGTCCTGTCGCGCTTCAACCGCATTCTGGAGGTGGATTTCGACAATCGCTGCGCCGTGGTGCAACCGGGCGTCACCAATCTCGGCATCACCCGCGCGGTGGAGCATGCCGGCTTCTACTACGCGCCCGACCCGTCCTCGCAGATCGCCTGTTCCATCGGCGGCAACGTGGCGGAGAATTCCGGCGGCGTGCATTGCCTGAAATACGGGCTGACGGCCAACAACGTGCTGGGCGTCGAGTTCGTCACCATGGAGGGCGAGGTCATCCGCCTCGGCGGCAAGCATCTGGATTCGGAAGGCTACGACCTTCTCGGCCTGATCACGGGCTCGGAAGGGCTGCTCGGCGTCGTCACCGAGGTCACCGTTCGCATTCTCCAGGCGCCGGAAACGGCGCGCGCCGTCTTGATCGGCTTTCCCACGTCCGAACAGGCCGGCGCCTGCGTCGCCGAGATCATCGCGCAAGGCATCATCCCCGGCGGCATGGAGATGATGGACCGGCCCGCCATTCACGCGGCGGAGGCCTTCGTCCATGCCGGCTATCCCTTGGATGTCGAGGCGCTCCTGATCGTGGAACTCGACGGGGTGAAGGCCGAGGTCGACCATCTCCTGTCCGAGGTCGAGGGCATCGCCACCAAGAACGGCGCCACCACGGCGCGCGTGTCGCAGTCGGCCGAGGAGCGGATGCACTTCTGGGCCGGGCGCAAGGCGGCTTTCCCCGCGGTCGGGCGCATCTCGCCGGACTATCTCTGCATGGACGGCACGATCCCGCGCAAGGAGTTGCCGCGCGTCCTGGCCGGCATGAAGGCCCTGGGGGAGAAATACGGGCTCGCCGTCGCCAACGTCTTCCATGCCGGCGACGGGAACCTTCACCCGCTGATTCTCTACGACGCGTCCAAGAGCGACGAGCTGCAGCGCGCCGAGGATTTCGGCGCCGACATCCTGCGCCTTTGCGTCGAGGTCGGCGGCGTGCTCACCGGCGAGCACGGGGTCGGCATCGAGAAGCGCGACCTCATGCCCGAAATGTTCGGCGAGGACGATCTGAAGCATCAGATCCGCGTCAAATGCGCCTTCGACGAGCGCCACTTGCTGAACCCCGGCAAGGTCTTTCCCGTCCTGCATCGCTGCGCCGAGCTCGGCCGGCTGCATGTCCACAAGGGCCAGCTGCCCTTTCCCGACCTGCCGAGGTTCTAA
- a CDS encoding 16S rRNA (uracil(1498)-N(3))-methyltransferase, giving the protein MPDYDFSGQRLFVEGALAQGAAIEASPAQVNYLLKVLRLDDGAMILAFNGADGEWRARLRRDGKKRLSLVPEEKLRDQTPRPDLRWLFAPLKSARLDYMVQKAVEMGAGLIQPVMTQHCQAPRFNLERAQANAVEAAEQCGVLAVPECREILRLDKVLAGWDAGRTLLFCDERAGSASPIDTLAPLAGKPLALLIGPEGGFSREERETLLALPFVVPISLGPRILRADTAAVAALAVVQAAAGDWRAGSGA; this is encoded by the coding sequence ATGCCAGACTACGATTTTTCCGGCCAGCGCCTCTTCGTGGAAGGAGCGCTCGCGCAGGGCGCGGCGATCGAGGCGAGCCCGGCGCAGGTGAACTATCTCCTGAAAGTCCTGCGGCTCGACGACGGGGCGATGATTCTCGCCTTCAACGGCGCGGATGGCGAGTGGCGCGCGCGGCTCCGGCGGGACGGCAAGAAGCGCTTGTCGCTCGTGCCGGAGGAAAAGCTGCGCGACCAGACGCCGCGCCCCGACCTTCGCTGGCTCTTCGCGCCGCTCAAGAGCGCCCGGCTCGACTACATGGTGCAGAAGGCCGTTGAGATGGGCGCGGGCCTCATCCAGCCGGTCATGACGCAGCATTGCCAGGCGCCGCGTTTCAACCTGGAGCGCGCGCAGGCCAACGCGGTGGAGGCGGCCGAGCAGTGCGGCGTGCTGGCCGTGCCCGAATGCCGCGAGATCCTGCGGCTCGACAAGGTTCTGGCCGGCTGGGATGCGGGGCGAACCCTTCTCTTCTGCGACGAGCGCGCGGGGTCGGCGAGCCCGATCGACACGCTCGCGCCGCTCGCCGGCAAGCCGCTGGCGCTCCTGATCGGGCCGGAGGGCGGCTTTTCGCGAGAGGAGCGCGAGACGCTTCTCGCGCTTCCCTTCGTCGTCCCCATCTCGCTCGGCCCCCGCATCCTGCGCGCCGATACGGCGGCGGTGGCGGCGCTGGCCGTGGTGCAGGCGGCGGCAGGCGACTGGCGGGCAGGCTCCGGCGCGTGA
- the glcF gene encoding glycolate oxidase subunit GlcF, translating to MQTSFTPAALSDPDTAESASIIRKCVHCGFCTATCPTYVTLGNELDSPRGRIYLVKDMLENGRPADERTVKHIDRCLSCLACMTTCPSGVNYMHLVDHARAHIERTYKRPLVDRVIREMLARVLPYPQRFRWSLKLARLARPFADALGGVAPLKPLAAMLKLAPAAVPPASANDRPGLRTAEGVVRKRVALLRGCAQSVLDPGINEATVRLLTRLGVEIVLPEGEGCCGALTHHMGREEEALDFARRNVDVWAREVERSKLDAIVITASGCGTVIKDYGHMLRLDPAYAEKAALISSLAKDVTEFLSTLDLPLPENPVEAIVAYHSACSMQHGQKITQAPKTLLAQAGFTVRDVPEGHLCCGSAGTYNILQPEISAKLRDRKVGNIERVKPDLIATGNIGCMTQIGSGTSIPILHTVELLDWAFGGEAPAKLAGRSFPRMARPVAAE from the coding sequence ATGCAGACCTCCTTCACCCCCGCCGCGCTCAGCGATCCCGACACCGCCGAAAGCGCCTCGATCATCCGCAAGTGCGTCCATTGCGGCTTCTGCACGGCGACCTGCCCGACCTATGTGACGCTCGGCAACGAGCTGGATAGCCCGCGCGGGCGCATCTATCTCGTCAAGGACATGCTGGAGAACGGGCGCCCGGCGGACGAGCGCACGGTCAAGCATATCGACCGCTGCCTGTCCTGCCTCGCCTGCATGACGACCTGCCCCTCGGGCGTGAACTACATGCATCTCGTGGACCACGCCCGCGCCCATATCGAGCGCACCTACAAGCGCCCGCTCGTCGACCGCGTCATCCGCGAGATGCTGGCCCGCGTCCTTCCCTATCCCCAGCGCTTCCGCTGGAGCCTGAAGCTCGCGCGCCTCGCCCGGCCCTTCGCGGACGCGCTGGGCGGCGTGGCGCCGCTGAAGCCGCTGGCGGCCATGCTGAAGCTCGCGCCCGCCGCCGTGCCGCCGGCCTCGGCCAACGACCGGCCGGGCCTGCGCACGGCCGAGGGCGTCGTGCGAAAGCGCGTCGCGCTCCTGCGCGGCTGCGCCCAGTCCGTGCTCGATCCCGGCATCAACGAGGCGACGGTGCGGCTGCTGACCCGGCTCGGCGTCGAGATCGTCCTGCCCGAAGGGGAGGGCTGCTGCGGCGCGCTGACCCACCACATGGGCCGGGAAGAGGAAGCACTCGACTTCGCCCGGCGCAATGTCGACGTCTGGGCCCGCGAGGTGGAGCGCTCCAAGCTCGACGCTATCGTCATCACCGCGTCCGGCTGCGGCACCGTCATCAAGGATTACGGCCATATGCTGCGGCTCGACCCGGCCTATGCGGAGAAGGCCGCGCTGATCTCGAGCCTTGCCAAGGATGTGACAGAGTTCCTGTCCACGCTCGACCTGCCCCTGCCGGAAAACCCGGTCGAGGCGATCGTCGCCTATCATTCGGCCTGCTCCATGCAGCACGGGCAGAAGATCACGCAGGCGCCGAAAACCCTTCTGGCGCAGGCCGGTTTCACCGTGCGCGATGTGCCGGAAGGGCATCTGTGCTGCGGCTCCGCCGGCACGTACAACATTCTCCAGCCGGAGATTTCCGCCAAGCTGCGCGACCGCAAGGTCGGGAATATCGAGCGCGTGAAGCCCGACCTCATCGCCACCGGCAATATCGGCTGCATGACGCAGATCGGCTCGGGCACCTCGATCCCGATCCTCCACACCGTGGAGCTTCTGGACTGGGCCTTCGGCGGTGAGGCGCCCGCCAAGCTCGCCGGCCGCTCCTTCCCACGCATGGCAAGGCCCGTCGCCGCCGAATAA
- a CDS encoding glutamate--cysteine ligase has protein sequence MARDTTDLTPIRSLDELVDHIRAGEKPVSEFRLGTEHEKFGYRLTDLSPVPYEGEDGIRRLLEELQTRTGWEPIVDDGRIIGLAGGSGEGAISLEPGGQFELSGAPLETLHETLSETEGHLSHVKAIAGELGLGFLGLGASPLWTLDQTPVMPKSRYSIMKRYMPKVGTRGLDMMFRTATIQVNLDFSDERDMARKMRLGLKLQALASALFANSPFTEGKPNGLLSWRSGVWLDTDNQRSGLLPFAFEAGFGYRDYVDWALDVPMYFVMRDGRYHDATHVTFRQMLDGALKGEIADPEPNMGDWANHLSTVFPDVRLKRFLEMRGADGGLLPDIIALPAFWCGLLYDAQALDEAEAITADWSFEEVDRLRSAVPRLGLHAPFRNGTLLDVARRILPLAQDGLERRDRRDAQGRSEAIYLQPLAARVASGRTAADDLLARFEGEWNGNLEALFADQSY, from the coding sequence ATGGCGCGCGACACGACCGACCTCACCCCGATCCGCTCGCTGGACGAACTGGTGGACCATATCCGCGCGGGCGAAAAGCCGGTTTCGGAGTTCCGCCTCGGCACCGAGCACGAGAAATTCGGCTATCGTTTGACCGATCTCTCGCCGGTTCCCTACGAGGGCGAGGACGGTATCCGCCGCCTTCTGGAAGAACTGCAGACGCGCACCGGATGGGAGCCGATCGTCGATGACGGGCGCATCATCGGCCTCGCCGGCGGCAGCGGCGAAGGCGCCATCTCGCTGGAGCCGGGCGGGCAGTTCGAGCTTTCGGGCGCGCCGTTGGAAACGCTGCACGAGACGCTGAGCGAAACCGAGGGGCATCTCAGCCATGTGAAGGCGATCGCCGGCGAGCTCGGCCTCGGCTTTCTCGGCCTCGGCGCCAGCCCGCTCTGGACGCTGGACCAGACGCCGGTCATGCCGAAGTCGCGCTACTCCATCATGAAGCGCTACATGCCCAAGGTCGGCACGCGCGGGCTGGACATGATGTTCCGCACCGCGACGATCCAGGTCAATCTCGACTTCTCAGACGAGCGCGACATGGCGCGCAAGATGCGCCTCGGGCTGAAGCTCCAGGCGCTGGCCTCAGCCCTGTTCGCCAACTCGCCCTTTACGGAAGGCAAGCCGAACGGTCTTCTGTCCTGGCGCTCGGGCGTCTGGCTCGACACCGACAACCAGCGCTCGGGCCTCCTGCCCTTCGCCTTCGAGGCGGGCTTCGGCTACCGCGACTATGTGGACTGGGCGCTGGACGTGCCGATGTATTTCGTGATGCGCGACGGGCGCTATCACGACGCAACGCATGTCACCTTCCGCCAGATGCTGGACGGGGCGTTGAAGGGCGAGATCGCCGATCCCGAGCCGAATATGGGCGACTGGGCCAACCATCTCTCCACCGTGTTTCCCGACGTGCGGCTCAAGCGCTTCTTGGAAATGCGCGGCGCCGACGGCGGCCTTCTGCCCGACATCATCGCCCTGCCCGCCTTCTGGTGCGGCCTGCTCTACGATGCGCAGGCGCTGGACGAGGCCGAGGCCATCACCGCCGACTGGAGCTTCGAGGAAGTCGACCGGCTGCGCTCGGCTGTCCCGCGCCTGGGGCTTCACGCCCCCTTCCGCAACGGGACGCTGCTCGACGTCGCGCGCCGCATCCTGCCGCTGGCGCAGGACGGGCTCGAGCGCCGCGACCGGCGGGACGCGCAAGGCCGCAGCGAGGCGATCTATCTCCAGCCGCTCGCCGCCCGTGTCGCCAGCGGACGCACGGCGGCCGACGACCTCCTCGCCCGGTTCGAGGGCGAGTGGAACGGCAACCTCGAAGCCCTGTTCGCCGACCAGAGCTACTAA
- a CDS encoding L,D-transpeptidase: MRLISLKTVALAGLATLALAGGASADTRYFDHSSQTWVSTTGDSRAVVSSGGASLGRAPVRVARQPQAMRPVDPRFKRQSVRLSTKEKPGTIIIDTDRKFLYFVEAGGTATRYGVGVGKEGFAWGGTMKIGRKAEWPGWTPPATMVARERAKGHILPAYMAGGPDNPLGARAMYLYRGGGGGDSMFRIHGTNQPWTIGLNMSSGCIRMMNEDVTHLYERADRGTKVIVLGPGQSGNGIYAETGTMRPAGRGLLAAVFGG, encoded by the coding sequence ATGCGTCTCATTTCCCTGAAAACGGTAGCGCTGGCGGGTCTCGCCACCCTGGCCCTGGCCGGCGGCGCCAGCGCCGACACCCGCTATTTCGACCACTCCTCGCAGACCTGGGTATCGACCACGGGCGATAGCCGCGCCGTGGTGTCCAGCGGCGGCGCTTCGCTCGGCCGCGCCCCGGTGCGCGTGGCGCGCCAGCCGCAGGCCATGCGCCCGGTCGATCCGCGCTTCAAGCGCCAGAGCGTGCGCCTGTCCACTAAGGAAAAGCCGGGCACGATCATCATCGATACCGACCGCAAGTTCCTCTACTTCGTGGAAGCCGGCGGCACGGCGACGCGCTACGGCGTGGGCGTCGGCAAGGAAGGCTTCGCCTGGGGCGGCACGATGAAGATCGGTCGCAAGGCCGAATGGCCGGGCTGGACGCCGCCGGCCACGATGGTCGCCCGCGAGCGCGCCAAGGGCCACATCCTGCCCGCCTACATGGCCGGTGGCCCGGACAACCCGCTCGGCGCACGCGCCATGTATCTCTATCGCGGCGGCGGTGGCGGCGACTCGATGTTCCGCATCCACGGCACCAACCAGCCCTGGACCATCGGCCTCAACATGTCGTCGGGCTGCATCCGCATGATGAACGAGGACGTGACGCATCTCTACGAGCGCGCCGATCGCGGCACCAAGGTGATCGTGCTCGGCCCCGGCCAGTCCGGCAACGGCATCTATGCCGAAACCGGCACGATGCGTCCGGCGGGTCGAGGCCTGCTCGCCGCCGTGTTCGGCGGCTGA
- the glcE gene encoding glycolate oxidase subunit GlcE, with amino-acid sequence MSVLPNSALAPDCLRPDSVQALRDMVAEALAREEPLAVEGQGSKAGLGRPVQAARTLSLTGLSGVNFYEPEELVISAKAGTPIAEIEALLAERGQRFDFEPMDYGPLHGRPAGQGTIGGVLACNLSGPRRLKQGAARDHILGVTAVSGRGEIFRSGGRVVKNVTGYDLSKGMAGSFGTLAVFADVIFKTMPRSPAETTLIVRDLADGEAAEAMSAALGSSVEASGAAHLPYGVAGRVLDGALGRDPATAIRLDGFGPSVSARAAHLGTALARVGRLERLEGERSEAFWRDIRDVAPFADGTDSPVWRVSLPPMAGPDFVMALRMNAAADAFYDWQGGLVWLRMDAGLAEADLIRALVARHGGGHATLVRAPEGERLSLPVFQPQPGPLAALSRRLKDQFDPAGILNPGRMA; translated from the coding sequence ATGTCCGTTCTGCCGAACTCGGCCCTCGCGCCGGATTGTCTTCGCCCGGACAGCGTCCAGGCGCTGCGCGACATGGTGGCCGAAGCGCTCGCCCGCGAGGAGCCGCTCGCCGTCGAGGGCCAGGGCTCCAAGGCCGGCCTCGGGCGCCCCGTCCAGGCCGCGCGCACCCTGTCGCTGACGGGCCTGTCCGGCGTCAATTTCTACGAGCCGGAAGAGCTCGTGATCTCCGCCAAGGCGGGAACGCCGATCGCCGAGATCGAGGCGCTGCTGGCCGAGCGGGGCCAGCGCTTCGACTTCGAGCCGATGGATTACGGCCCGCTGCACGGCCGGCCGGCGGGGCAGGGCACGATCGGCGGCGTGCTCGCCTGCAACCTGTCCGGCCCGCGCCGCCTCAAGCAGGGCGCGGCGCGCGACCATATTCTGGGCGTCACCGCCGTTTCCGGGCGCGGCGAGATCTTCCGCTCCGGCGGGCGCGTGGTGAAGAACGTCACGGGCTACGACCTTTCCAAGGGCATGGCCGGCTCCTTCGGCACGCTTGCCGTCTTCGCCGACGTGATCTTCAAGACCATGCCGCGCTCACCGGCCGAGACGACGCTGATCGTGCGCGATCTCGCGGACGGCGAGGCGGCGGAGGCGATGAGCGCGGCGCTCGGCTCCTCGGTCGAGGCCTCCGGCGCGGCGCATCTGCCCTATGGCGTGGCGGGGCGGGTGCTGGACGGCGCGCTCGGGCGCGATCCCGCAACCGCCATCCGGCTCGACGGGTTCGGCCCCTCCGTCTCGGCCCGCGCCGCGCATCTGGGCACCGCGCTTGCCCGCGTCGGCCGGCTGGAGCGGCTGGAGGGCGAGCGCTCGGAGGCCTTCTGGCGCGACATCCGCGACGTCGCGCCCTTCGCGGACGGCACCGACAGCCCGGTCTGGCGCGTCTCGCTGCCGCCCATGGCAGGGCCGGACTTCGTCATGGCGCTGCGTATGAACGCGGCGGCGGATGCCTTCTACGACTGGCAGGGCGGCCTCGTCTGGCTGCGCATGGACGCAGGCCTCGCCGAGGCCGATCTGATCCGCGCGCTGGTCGCCCGCCATGGCGGCGGCCACGCGACGCTGGTGCGCGCGCCGGAAGGCGAGCGCCTGTCGCTTCCCGTGTTCCAGCCGCAGCCCGGCCCGCTCGCCGCCCTGTCCCGCCGTTTGAAGGATCAGTTCGATCCCGCCGGCATCCTCAATCCCGGCCGGATGGCATGA
- a CDS encoding DNA-3-methyladenine glycosylase I: protein MSETSDLPSESGLRLGADGETRCAWAGAGEDYIRYHDGEWGRPTADDTKLFEKLCLEGFQAGLSWITILRKRERFRERFEGFEIERVAGFDEARIEAILADPGVVRHRAKIASTINNARRALALREKTGSSLASFLWRFEPPPEERPEPMTLAWARANPETPASRRLSKALRAEGFSFVGATTAYAFMQSMGFVNDHMEGCCARGACEAARRNFIRPR from the coding sequence ATGAGCGAAACCAGCGACCTTCCTTCCGAATCGGGTCTGCGCCTCGGGGCGGACGGCGAGACCCGCTGCGCTTGGGCGGGCGCGGGCGAGGACTATATCCGCTACCACGACGGCGAATGGGGCCGCCCCACCGCCGACGACACCAAGCTCTTCGAGAAGTTGTGCCTGGAGGGGTTCCAGGCCGGGCTCTCCTGGATCACGATCCTGCGCAAGCGGGAGCGCTTTCGCGAGCGGTTCGAGGGGTTCGAGATCGAGCGCGTCGCCGGCTTCGACGAGGCGCGGATCGAGGCGATCCTCGCCGACCCCGGCGTGGTGCGCCACCGCGCCAAGATCGCCTCCACGATCAACAATGCCCGGCGGGCGCTGGCGCTGCGCGAGAAGACGGGCAGCAGTCTCGCCAGCTTCCTCTGGCGCTTCGAGCCGCCGCCCGAGGAGCGCCCGGAGCCGATGACGCTCGCCTGGGCGCGGGCCAACCCTGAAACGCCGGCCTCGCGGCGGCTCTCCAAGGCGCTGCGGGCGGAAGGCTTCTCCTTCGTCGGCGCGACCACGGCCTATGCTTTCATGCAGTCCATGGGCTTCGTGAACGACCATATGGAAGGGTGTTGCGCGCGCGGGGCGTGCGAGGCGGCGCGGCGAAACTTCATTCGGCCGCGCTGA
- a CDS encoding AAA family ATPase yields MGRRNYLIEGVSGTGKTSVCEELKRRGFHAIHGDRELAYQGDPETGYPLPGSKHENHIWDLEKLGSLVSDRSQPITFFCGGSRNFSKFIHLFDGIFVLDVDLETLNGRLAARPADEFGGTHGERELIVRLHATGQDLPENAIPIDATLPLAEVVDRILSRCEALG; encoded by the coding sequence ATGGGGCGGAGAAACTATCTGATCGAGGGCGTGTCCGGCACCGGCAAGACCAGCGTCTGCGAGGAACTCAAGCGTCGCGGCTTTCACGCCATCCACGGCGACCGGGAATTGGCCTATCAAGGCGACCCGGAGACCGGATATCCCCTGCCCGGCTCGAAGCACGAGAACCACATCTGGGATCTCGAAAAACTCGGGAGCCTGGTTTCGGACCGCAGCCAGCCGATCACCTTCTTCTGCGGCGGCTCGCGAAACTTTTCAAAGTTCATCCATCTCTTCGACGGGATCTTCGTCCTCGACGTTGATCTCGAAACGTTGAACGGGCGGCTCGCGGCGAGACCCGCCGACGAGTTCGGCGGGACGCACGGCGAGCGAGAGCTGATCGTGCGGCTGCACGCGACTGGGCAAGACCTTCCCGAGAACGCGATCCCCATCGACGCGACCCTGCCGCTCGCCGAAGTCGTCGACCGGATTCTCTCGCGATGCGAAGCGCTGGGATAA
- a CDS encoding SDR family NAD(P)-dependent oxidoreductase produces MDLGIKGRVALITGADGGMGFAVAKLLAEEGVKLVLADKKLDEALARRGELPEDTSIVQADLTRQGDADGIVAEALRRFGKLDIAVHTAGITGAKGDPLDLTDADYEEAWQTDFLSAVRVARAAIPQMKKGQWGRFVCITSENAVQPYWEEATYNVAKAGLAAFAKGLSYKLAADGVLVNTVAPAFIETAMTDEMMEKRAAERGTTKDEAIRSFLEEERPGIVQKRRGRVEEVAAAVALLVSERTSFINGSNIRVDGGSVQAVQN; encoded by the coding sequence ATGGATCTGGGGATCAAGGGGCGCGTCGCGCTCATCACGGGCGCCGATGGCGGCATGGGTTTCGCCGTGGCGAAGCTGCTGGCAGAAGAAGGCGTGAAGCTCGTTCTCGCCGACAAGAAGCTGGACGAGGCGCTGGCGCGCAGAGGCGAGTTGCCGGAGGACACGTCGATCGTCCAGGCCGATTTGACGCGGCAGGGCGATGCCGACGGGATCGTCGCCGAGGCCCTGCGCCGCTTCGGCAAGCTGGACATCGCGGTCCACACGGCCGGCATCACGGGCGCCAAGGGCGATCCGCTGGATCTCACCGACGCCGACTACGAGGAAGCCTGGCAGACCGACTTTCTGTCCGCCGTGCGCGTCGCCCGCGCCGCGATCCCTCAGATGAAGAAGGGCCAGTGGGGCCGCTTCGTCTGCATCACCTCGGAAAACGCCGTGCAGCCCTATTGGGAGGAGGCGACCTACAATGTCGCCAAGGCCGGGCTCGCCGCCTTCGCCAAGGGCCTGTCCTACAAGCTCGCCGCCGACGGCGTTCTGGTGAACACGGTGGCTCCCGCCTTTATCGAGACGGCGATGACCGACGAGATGATGGAAAAGCGCGCGGCCGAACGTGGCACGACCAAGGACGAGGCGATTCGCTCGTTTCTCGAGGAAGAGCGGCCCGGCATCGTTCAGAAGCGGCGTGGGCGGGTGGAGGAGGTGGCGGCCGCCGTCGCGCTTCTCGTCTCCGAGCGCACCTCTTTCATTAACGGGTCCAACATCCGGGTCGACGGCGGGTCGGTCCAGGCCGTGCAGAACTGA